The following proteins are encoded in a genomic region of Synechococcus sp. CBW1002:
- the folP gene encoding dihydropteroate synthase, giving the protein MRSAPAALPLWGERTLVMGVVNLTPDSFSDGGCFLAPEAALRQALILQKQGADLLDLGAQSTRPGAVEVGADVELQRLMPSLDLILQAMGGGAAPRLSIDTFHAAVAEAALEAGAHWINDVSGGRRDPAMLPLVAAAGCPYVLMHSRGDSQTMDRMATYGAVVPTVRDELLRATDRALTAGVQVSQILWDPGLGFAKTTAQNLALLRGLPELRSEGFPLLLGPSRKRFIGEVLQEQRPRARLWGTAAVCVAAIASGADVLRVHDVGPIVQTARMADALYRDRLPREPAQATAL; this is encoded by the coding sequence ATGAGGTCCGCGCCGGCGGCGCTGCCGCTCTGGGGCGAACGCACGCTCGTGATGGGGGTCGTGAACCTCACCCCCGACTCCTTCAGCGACGGTGGCTGCTTCCTCGCCCCCGAGGCTGCATTGCGCCAGGCCCTGATCCTTCAGAAGCAGGGCGCCGACCTGCTCGATCTCGGCGCCCAGAGCACCCGCCCCGGAGCTGTGGAGGTGGGGGCGGACGTGGAGCTGCAGCGGCTGATGCCCAGCCTGGACCTGATCCTGCAGGCGATGGGGGGGGGCGCCGCGCCGCGGCTCTCGATCGACACCTTTCATGCGGCAGTGGCCGAAGCGGCTCTGGAGGCCGGCGCCCACTGGATCAATGATGTCAGCGGCGGTCGACGGGATCCGGCGATGTTGCCCCTGGTGGCGGCAGCGGGGTGTCCCTATGTGCTGATGCACAGCCGCGGCGACAGCCAGACCATGGACAGGATGGCGACTTACGGTGCTGTGGTTCCGACCGTGCGCGACGAGTTGCTGCGCGCCACGGATCGGGCCCTCACAGCAGGTGTGCAGGTCAGTCAGATTCTCTGGGACCCCGGCCTGGGATTCGCCAAGACCACGGCGCAGAACCTGGCATTGCTGCGGGGCCTGCCCGAGCTCCGGAGCGAGGGTTTTCCGCTGTTGCTGGGTCCGTCCCGCAAGCGCTTCATCGGTGAGGTGCTGCAGGAACAGCGCCCCCGGGCTCGCCTGTGGGGCACGGCAGCGGTCTGCGTGGCAGCGATCGCCTCGGGGGCGGATGTGCTGCGTGTGCACGATGTCGGTCCGATCGTGCAGACGGCGCGCATGGCCGATGCTCTCTACCGCGACAGGCTTCCGCGGGAACCTGCTCAGGCGACGGCGTTGTAG
- a CDS encoding ABC transporter ATP-binding protein, which produces MFAPSPAGFRRLLPLLAPHRRRLLAGGLCTLVYVACWPLLAWLAGRLIPAIGAGDFRRVLESILAALAVFLVQKAAQFGQDTLLAGPALQVSQELRRRLFSRLQQLDFGALEKLSAGDLTYRLTEDADRVGEVIYKTIQDTTPSALQLVVVLGYMVWLDWPLALATLLLAPVVALLVSVFGARVMTAAERSQKQVSDLAALLGEAIGGLPLVRAYAAEPWLQQRFDREIDLHRRARYRTLQLLALQHPVVGFLEAGGILAVLLIGAARIQAGGLDSQGFSSYVAALLMLIDPISHLTTNFNEFQQGQASLRRLRAIEAEPTEPPDHADAQPLGQVRGELVLDQVSFGYPGGSTVLHDLDLRVEPGQVVALVGPSGAGKSTLFSLLLRFNVAGTGQVLLDGQNLANLRARELRQAVALVPQQSSVFSGTVAEAIAFGRPASLEQIQAAAHTANAAGFIEALPLGYASRIEERGSNFSGGQLQRLAIARAVLGDPAVLLLDEATSALDAEAEDAVQQGLEQAMAGRSVLVIAHRLATVQEADRIVVLDRGRIVEQGSHAELMGHAGRYRELCERQFIHLG; this is translated from the coding sequence ATGTTCGCACCCTCGCCGGCCGGCTTCCGGCGTCTCCTGCCCCTGCTGGCGCCCCACCGGCGCCGCCTGCTGGCAGGTGGGCTCTGCACCCTGGTCTACGTGGCCTGCTGGCCGTTGCTGGCCTGGCTGGCGGGTCGTCTGATCCCAGCGATCGGTGCCGGCGATTTCCGCCGTGTGCTCGAGTCGATCCTGGCGGCGCTGGCGGTGTTCCTGGTGCAGAAGGCCGCCCAGTTCGGCCAGGACACCCTGCTGGCCGGCCCGGCCCTGCAGGTGAGCCAGGAGCTGCGTCGCCGCCTGTTCTCGCGGCTGCAGCAGCTCGATTTCGGAGCCCTCGAAAAGCTGTCGGCCGGCGATCTCACCTACCGGCTCACCGAAGACGCCGACCGCGTCGGCGAGGTGATCTACAAGACCATTCAGGACACCACCCCCAGCGCCCTGCAGCTGGTGGTGGTGCTGGGCTACATGGTGTGGCTCGACTGGCCGCTGGCCCTGGCCACCCTGCTGCTGGCTCCGGTGGTGGCGCTGCTGGTGAGTGTCTTCGGCGCCCGGGTGATGACCGCCGCCGAGCGCAGCCAGAAGCAGGTGAGTGATCTGGCTGCCCTTCTGGGCGAGGCGATCGGCGGGCTGCCCCTGGTGCGCGCCTACGCGGCCGAACCATGGCTGCAGCAACGCTTCGATCGGGAGATCGACCTGCACCGCCGCGCCCGTTACCGAACGCTCCAACTGCTGGCGCTGCAGCATCCGGTGGTGGGCTTTCTTGAAGCCGGCGGCATCCTGGCCGTGCTGCTGATCGGCGCGGCCCGCATCCAGGCCGGTGGCCTCGACAGCCAGGGCTTCAGCAGCTACGTGGCGGCCCTGTTGATGCTGATCGATCCGATCTCGCACCTCACCACCAACTTCAACGAATTCCAGCAGGGACAGGCCTCGCTGCGGCGGCTGCGGGCGATCGAGGCTGAGCCCACCGAGCCTCCTGACCATGCCGATGCCCAGCCCCTCGGCCAGGTCCGCGGTGAACTGGTGCTGGATCAGGTGAGCTTCGGCTACCCGGGCGGCAGCACCGTGCTGCACGACCTCGACCTGCGGGTGGAACCAGGACAGGTGGTGGCCCTGGTGGGACCCTCGGGCGCCGGCAAGAGCACCCTGTTCTCGCTGTTGCTGCGGTTCAATGTGGCCGGCACGGGTCAGGTGCTGCTGGACGGCCAGAACCTCGCCAACCTGCGGGCCCGCGAGCTGCGCCAGGCCGTGGCGCTCGTTCCCCAGCAGAGCAGTGTGTTCTCCGGAACCGTGGCCGAAGCGATCGCCTTCGGCCGGCCGGCCAGTCTCGAGCAGATCCAGGCCGCCGCCCACACCGCCAATGCCGCAGGGTTCATCGAGGCCTTGCCCCTCGGCTACGCCAGCCGTATCGAGGAGCGGGGCAGCAACTTCTCCGGCGGCCAGCTGCAACGGCTGGCCATCGCCCGCGCGGTGCTGGGCGATCCGGCGGTGCTGTTGCTGGATGAAGCCACCAGCGCCCTGGATGCCGAGGCTGAAGACGCGGTGCAGCAGGGTCTGGAGCAGGCCATGGCCGGGCGAAGCGTGCTTGTGATCGCCCACAGGCTGGCGACCGTGCAGGAAGCCGACAGGATCGTGGTGCTCGATCGGGGCCGCATCGTCGAGCAGGGCAGCCACGCGGAGCTGATGGGGCACGCCGGCCGGTACCGCGAACTCTGCGAACGTCAGTTCATCCATCTCGGATGA
- the tpiA gene encoding triose-phosphate isomerase, which yields MRKAVIAGNWKMHMTCAEAQAFAEVFKPSVEDLPADREVVLAPPFTAIPTLSAALAGSGVQIAAQNVHWEDKGAYTGMVSAPMLLEHGVTHAIVGHSEPRKYYSETDEQINLRARAAQAAGLIPILCVGESLDQREASETERVIHRQVEQGLEGIDPERLIVAYEPIWAIGTGKTCAADEANRICGLIRGWVGFDGVIVQYGGSVNPATIDQLMAQPEIDGVLVGGASLDPQGFARIANYQPPA from the coding sequence GTGCGTAAGGCCGTCATCGCTGGCAACTGGAAGATGCACATGACCTGCGCCGAGGCGCAGGCCTTTGCGGAGGTCTTCAAGCCCTCGGTGGAGGATCTGCCCGCTGATCGGGAGGTGGTGCTGGCGCCACCCTTCACCGCCATCCCCACCCTCAGTGCCGCCCTGGCCGGTTCCGGCGTGCAGATCGCGGCCCAGAACGTGCACTGGGAAGACAAGGGGGCCTACACCGGCATGGTCTCGGCGCCGATGCTGCTGGAGCATGGCGTGACCCACGCGATCGTGGGCCACAGCGAGCCGCGCAAGTACTACAGCGAGACCGACGAGCAGATCAATCTGCGTGCCCGCGCCGCCCAGGCGGCCGGCCTGATCCCGATCCTGTGCGTGGGCGAGAGCCTCGACCAGCGGGAGGCCAGCGAAACCGAGCGGGTGATCCACCGCCAGGTGGAGCAGGGCCTCGAGGGCATCGATCCGGAGCGGCTGATCGTGGCTTACGAACCGATCTGGGCGATCGGCACCGGCAAGACCTGCGCCGCCGATGAGGCCAACCGCATCTGTGGCCTGATCCGCGGCTGGGTGGGTTTCGATGGCGTGATCGTCCAGTACGGCGGTTCGGTGAACCCTGCCACGATCGACCAGCTGATGGCCCAGCCGGAGATTGATGGGGTGCTGGTGGGCGGCGCCTCCCTCGATCCCCAGGGATTCGCCCGCATTGCCAACTACCAGCCGCCGGCATGA
- a CDS encoding ATP-binding cassette domain-containing protein produces MTSRTVLLRDLTLSQEAPMAFCVRLLLQQLMWTGRPEELFELVGRDPRQMDLVDARNLLLRLGYGSRTETVQAWSQLNPQLLPALYVSPDNIAYVISLTAKGDLVAGNVFGRCALTEIPASGQLVWLQDRGSTERITLLKQIFYRFSNRIWVLYAISFALALLGLALPFYMRAIYNISIPSNSLTSTFWIFLGVVVLFFLDWNLRQWRASSLSQLSGRLEALLGVSLVEKLFGLDYRQIESLGQSGLTSRFRNLESLLGYVQGPLALACLDFPFITVYLAAVAFIAGWLVLVPLVLMLVSGLLVWLMSRYYSGAATLNQATGTSISQAQLELVHRFLEVKLANVEWVWLQRLRGLSAQSSVSALTINGQVGRLQVISSTTSQLAGVLTLAIGALMALNIAQGEAGLDNVVAPQFGNLIAAMFFVWRIFGPFQLLMSALLRYTTMRNQYQQLDQFLKIRSASQPRASQDTTSTTRLRGSILLDSAACRLGTENKFAITRVSLTVSPGEILAITGNSGCGKSTVLRVIDQLFPLVSGTLLFDGKDYRQFGVDGIQRNIAYLMSDVQLLPGTVLSNLTAMNPDATLSGVRGVCHQLRILDFLENLPDGLQTALTDEIVFQLPKGIRKLFALAQAVIKDTPILLLDDLSQGLAPAQFDAVLEVLPSLRRCSLSGQDRSVILATDNKLLLERADRLCILDKGVTVFQGTADELRSQMKQPQPAS; encoded by the coding sequence GTGACCAGCCGCACCGTTCTGCTGCGTGATCTCACGCTCAGCCAGGAAGCGCCGATGGCCTTCTGCGTCAGGCTGCTGTTGCAGCAGCTGATGTGGACGGGGCGCCCCGAGGAGTTGTTTGAGCTGGTGGGCCGAGACCCTCGCCAGATGGATCTGGTTGATGCCCGCAACCTGTTGCTGCGTCTGGGTTACGGCAGCCGTACCGAAACAGTTCAGGCTTGGAGTCAACTCAATCCACAGTTGTTGCCGGCTCTTTATGTGAGCCCAGACAATATTGCCTACGTGATCTCGCTCACCGCCAAGGGTGATCTGGTGGCCGGGAATGTGTTCGGCCGTTGTGCCCTTACCGAGATTCCGGCTTCTGGTCAGCTGGTGTGGCTTCAGGATCGGGGCAGCACGGAACGGATCACTCTGCTGAAGCAGATTTTCTATCGTTTCAGCAATCGCATCTGGGTTCTTTATGCAATCAGCTTTGCTCTTGCGCTTCTTGGGCTCGCCTTGCCCTTTTATATGCGGGCAATCTATAATATTTCCATTCCAAGTAATAGCCTGACTTCAACTTTCTGGATCTTCCTGGGAGTGGTTGTGCTGTTTTTCCTTGACTGGAACCTGCGCCAGTGGCGTGCGTCTTCTCTTTCGCAGCTTTCCGGCAGGCTTGAAGCTCTGCTGGGAGTGAGTCTGGTGGAGAAATTGTTCGGTCTTGACTACCGTCAGATTGAGTCCCTCGGCCAATCTGGTCTGACCAGCCGCTTCCGCAATCTCGAGAGCCTGCTTGGTTATGTGCAAGGCCCCCTGGCCTTGGCTTGCCTGGATTTTCCCTTCATCACGGTATATCTGGCTGCGGTGGCATTCATTGCCGGCTGGCTGGTCCTGGTCCCGCTTGTCTTGATGCTGGTCAGCGGACTTCTGGTCTGGTTGATGAGCCGCTATTACTCAGGCGCTGCAACCCTCAATCAGGCTACTGGCACCAGCATCAGCCAAGCTCAGCTTGAGCTTGTGCATCGTTTTCTCGAGGTGAAGCTTGCCAACGTCGAGTGGGTGTGGCTGCAGCGGCTCCGTGGACTTTCTGCCCAAAGCAGTGTTTCTGCTCTCACCATCAACGGCCAGGTTGGCCGATTACAGGTGATTTCCAGCACCACGTCTCAGCTTGCCGGGGTTCTGACCCTGGCGATCGGGGCCTTGATGGCCCTGAACATCGCCCAGGGAGAAGCAGGTCTGGACAATGTGGTGGCTCCGCAGTTCGGAAATCTGATCGCTGCCATGTTCTTTGTCTGGAGGATCTTCGGACCTTTCCAGCTGCTGATGAGTGCCTTGTTGCGTTACACCACCATGCGCAATCAGTATCAGCAGCTGGATCAGTTTCTCAAGATCCGATCAGCTTCCCAACCGAGGGCTTCACAGGATACGACTTCGACGACACGATTGCGGGGATCGATCCTGCTCGACTCCGCTGCTTGCCGGCTGGGGACTGAAAACAAATTCGCGATCACGCGGGTCTCGCTGACAGTATCTCCTGGTGAAATCCTTGCGATCACAGGTAATTCCGGTTGTGGTAAATCGACCGTGCTGCGAGTCATTGATCAGCTCTTTCCGCTGGTCAGTGGTACGTTGCTGTTCGATGGCAAGGATTACCGCCAATTTGGTGTGGACGGAATCCAGAGGAATATCGCTTACTTGATGTCTGATGTTCAGCTTTTGCCGGGTACGGTACTATCCAACCTCACAGCCATGAACCCAGACGCCACCCTTTCTGGTGTCCGCGGTGTTTGCCACCAGCTGCGGATTCTAGATTTTCTGGAGAATCTTCCCGACGGCTTGCAAACTGCCCTGACAGACGAAATTGTATTTCAACTTCCGAAAGGCATTCGCAAGCTCTTTGCCCTTGCGCAAGCCGTGATCAAGGACACTCCGATTCTGCTCCTGGACGATCTGAGTCAGGGCCTCGCACCGGCCCAGTTCGATGCCGTGCTGGAGGTGTTGCCCAGTCTTCGGCGCTGCAGCCTCTCGGGCCAGGACCGCAGCGTCATTCTGGCTACTGATAACAAACTCTTGCTGGAGCGGGCCGATCGCCTCTGCATTCTCGATAAGGGGGTCACGGTCTTCCAGGGCACAGCTGATGAGCTGCGATCGCAGATGAAGCAGCCACAACCTGCATCCTGA
- a CDS encoding ABC transporter transmembrane domain-containing protein has protein sequence MAFSTLSSWWSSIRQSIGMAVELIEELIRHRYFQSLRELDWSRYQLGPILISSILINLLELSSPLYINIVYTSILPTSSTSSLWVLTVGVVVLMLLSGWLKTVRLTLTGADGARIEHGRRLMALSHFSQMRLDDYLRTPPTTHAERLNSINLLRDESSLQALNTAIDLAFSLIFVLVLFLIAGSVGFIAVLAIVVYLLRSLSFARQYEEISRRNDGLELDRLNYQNRLMDAINLIKSNGLGRQFLVGNEHRQEELAWQRMQSNQFNGRYQAFGSLMSQLTMAAIITWGAFLVIRGDLLSGALAAALLLGGKILSPWQQAMGLWNSYRRLTHARQEFDLLMATPTESIGGNEELNLEKSLQLEVEGHVLEPILIGSSVLLKDSSFGGDVRHLFLAMIQVETFLNLKVDTIPIASFRRDSLRNEIVYVDPSMEFFEGTLLQNITSFQPTRYRRRALFWSYLIGLDAKVRSLPDGYNTTIGTSMPSGLSSDALHLFQLVRALATDPKVVMIDLSDCSYGKQFIDGLERVLKRTKGHTTVLLNGVGNVLVSISDQQIQLPIRLPEVIA, from the coding sequence TTGGCGTTCAGCACACTCAGCTCCTGGTGGTCTTCCATCAGGCAGTCCATCGGCATGGCTGTGGAGCTCATTGAGGAGTTGATCCGGCATCGATACTTTCAGTCCTTGCGCGAACTGGATTGGAGTCGGTATCAATTGGGGCCAATCCTGATCAGTTCGATTCTGATCAATCTTCTTGAGCTCTCCTCGCCACTTTACATCAATATTGTCTATACCTCAATTCTGCCCACCAGTTCCACCTCAAGCCTCTGGGTGCTCACGGTGGGAGTTGTGGTGTTGATGCTGCTTTCGGGCTGGTTGAAAACGGTGCGTCTCACCCTCACCGGCGCTGATGGTGCACGGATCGAGCATGGCCGGCGCTTGATGGCGTTGAGCCACTTTTCTCAGATGCGTCTTGATGACTATCTGCGCACTCCGCCCACGACCCATGCCGAGCGATTGAACAGTATCAACCTCCTGCGCGATGAGAGTTCCCTGCAGGCGCTGAATACTGCGATTGATCTGGCTTTTTCACTGATCTTTGTTCTGGTTCTATTTTTGATTGCTGGCAGTGTTGGCTTCATCGCTGTTTTGGCGATTGTGGTGTATCTGCTGCGTTCTCTTTCTTTTGCTCGTCAATATGAAGAGATTTCCAGGCGCAATGATGGCCTTGAGTTGGATCGACTCAATTATCAAAACAGGTTGATGGATGCGATCAATCTGATCAAATCTAATGGTCTGGGTCGTCAGTTTCTTGTGGGAAACGAGCATCGCCAGGAGGAGCTGGCCTGGCAGCGCATGCAATCCAACCAGTTCAATGGCCGTTACCAGGCCTTTGGCTCCCTGATGTCGCAGCTCACCATGGCGGCGATCATCACGTGGGGTGCTTTCCTGGTCATCCGTGGTGATCTGCTGTCTGGTGCTCTGGCCGCTGCCCTGCTGCTTGGCGGCAAGATCCTTTCCCCCTGGCAACAGGCCATGGGGCTTTGGAACAGCTACCGGCGTCTCACCCATGCGCGACAGGAATTCGACCTGTTGATGGCCACCCCAACGGAATCAATTGGTGGTAACGAGGAGCTGAATCTTGAGAAGTCGCTTCAGCTGGAAGTCGAGGGACACGTTCTGGAGCCGATTCTGATCGGTTCCTCGGTGTTGCTGAAGGACTCCAGTTTTGGTGGCGATGTGCGTCACCTCTTTCTGGCAATGATTCAGGTCGAGACTTTCCTCAACTTGAAGGTTGACACCATTCCAATAGCTTCCTTTCGCCGAGACTCGCTCAGGAATGAGATCGTGTATGTGGATCCCTCGATGGAATTCTTTGAGGGGACTCTTTTGCAGAATATCACTAGTTTTCAGCCGACTCGTTATCGAAGACGAGCTCTTTTTTGGTCTTATCTGATTGGGCTTGACGCCAAGGTTCGCTCCCTTCCGGATGGATATAACACCACGATTGGCACTTCAATGCCCAGTGGACTATCCAGTGATGCCCTGCATCTGTTTCAGTTGGTCCGTGCTCTGGCGACAGATCCGAAAGTTGTGATGATTGATTTGAGTGATTGTTCTTATGGCAAGCAGTTCATCGATGGCCTGGAGCGCGTGCTCAAGCGCACCAAGGGTCATACCACGGTGTTGCTCAATGGTGTGGGTAACGTACTGGTTTCGATCAGCGATCAGCAGATCCAACTTCCCATTCGTCTTCCTGAGGTGATCGCGTGA
- a CDS encoding HlyD family type I secretion periplasmic adaptor subunit → MSLPPDRGLASPLLGSDTPDAITLVGRHRLSQALELEEKPDNRYLRYALYGLGAAVLIFFPWAALTPITQVVSASGEVIPEGEVSVVQHLEGGIVERVDVRDGDMVSQGQVMLQLRPNLVESEYRAIEQQLRNLMLQQRQFQAAIRGESGSLSQSASDKVSKAQSDLLDSRIENRTDQIRQVNEKINEKREELKGLDAQIQRYRVEQNLLKEQRQMYANLVASGAASRLNLLQVDKQVAESQTKMASLLGTRAQATKLLLQAEAELRSLNSGIRFEERSQIAALVNEEAVVSQNIKKLRNQLDRTKIRAPISGEVNDLRFKTTGGVIASGSVVLSLVPTNSPKIVEARVRSTDIGFVSKGQTVSVKLKPFDSSIYGSVSGKVLNISPSTVQDPDDRQYYYETRISLDQQYVGSGDKKFPIQVGMPVVADIEGPKRSVLRYLFQPFTRTLNSALRESR, encoded by the coding sequence TTGAGCCTTCCTCCCGACCGAGGGCTTGCGTCGCCGTTGCTCGGCAGTGACACGCCGGATGCCATCACACTGGTGGGACGCCATCGCCTCAGTCAGGCCCTCGAACTGGAGGAAAAACCTGATAACCGCTATTTGCGCTACGCGCTGTATGGTCTTGGTGCCGCTGTTCTGATTTTTTTCCCCTGGGCGGCACTGACGCCGATCACCCAGGTTGTGAGCGCTTCGGGTGAGGTGATTCCGGAGGGTGAAGTGTCTGTTGTGCAGCACCTTGAGGGCGGCATTGTCGAGAGGGTTGATGTTCGCGACGGCGATATGGTGAGCCAAGGACAGGTGATGTTGCAGTTGCGTCCCAATCTTGTCGAAAGCGAATACCGAGCTATCGAACAGCAACTTCGCAATCTGATGCTGCAGCAGCGTCAATTTCAGGCGGCGATCCGTGGAGAGAGCGGATCTTTAAGTCAAAGTGCGAGTGACAAAGTCTCCAAGGCGCAAAGTGACTTGCTAGATAGCCGGATTGAAAACCGTACGGACCAGATTCGGCAGGTGAATGAAAAGATCAATGAGAAGCGAGAAGAGCTGAAGGGTCTTGACGCTCAGATTCAGCGCTATCGGGTTGAGCAGAATTTGCTTAAGGAGCAGCGGCAGATGTATGCCAACCTTGTGGCTTCCGGTGCGGCATCCCGGCTCAATTTGTTACAGGTTGACAAGCAGGTGGCCGAGTCTCAGACCAAGATGGCTTCGTTGCTGGGTACCCGCGCTCAAGCCACCAAGCTGTTGCTTCAGGCTGAAGCGGAGCTACGCAGCCTCAACTCCGGGATCCGCTTTGAGGAGCGCAGCCAGATTGCTGCCTTGGTGAACGAGGAAGCAGTCGTGTCGCAGAATATCAAGAAGCTGCGTAACCAGCTGGACCGTACCAAAATCCGGGCTCCGATCAGTGGAGAGGTTAATGATCTCCGTTTCAAGACGACGGGTGGCGTTATTGCTTCTGGATCCGTGGTGTTGTCGTTGGTCCCCACCAACTCCCCCAAGATTGTTGAAGCCCGGGTGCGATCGACAGATATCGGTTTTGTGAGCAAGGGGCAGACCGTGAGCGTGAAGCTGAAGCCGTTTGACTCCAGTATTTATGGATCAGTTTCAGGGAAGGTCCTGAATATCTCCCCCTCTACGGTTCAAGATCCTGACGATCGGCAGTACTACTATGAGACTAGGATCTCCTTGGATCAGCAGTACGTTGGCTCCGGCGACAAGAAGTTTCCGATACAGGTTGGTATGCCTGTCGTTGCTGATATTGAGGGACCCAAGCGCAGTGTCCTTCGCTACCTCTTCCAGCCATTCACCCGCACCTTGAATTCGGCCCTGCGAGAGTCTCGCTGA
- a CDS encoding DUF6447 family protein, with protein MTDSNLQQPVLTFEGKRYDLNTLPPEAKELVRGMQVADTQLRMHEDTLKVLAIGRQSMAMQLNEKLKEISPLP; from the coding sequence GTGACCGACTCCAACCTGCAGCAACCTGTGCTGACCTTTGAGGGCAAACGCTATGACCTCAACACCCTGCCCCCGGAGGCGAAGGAGCTGGTGCGGGGCATGCAGGTGGCCGATACACAGCTTCGCATGCACGAAGACACTCTCAAGGTTCTTGCGATTGGACGGCAGTCCATGGCGATGCAGCTCAACGAAAAACTGAAGGAGATCAGTCCGCTCCCCTAG
- a CDS encoding RNA-binding S4 domain-containing protein, giving the protein MKLDQFLKWQGLVGTGGEAKLRIQRGDVRVNGAIETRRGRQLGLGDVVEVDGREVLVVPDPTAR; this is encoded by the coding sequence ATGAAGCTTGATCAATTCCTCAAATGGCAGGGGCTGGTGGGCACCGGTGGAGAGGCCAAGCTCCGCATCCAGCGCGGTGACGTGCGGGTGAACGGTGCCATCGAGACCCGGCGGGGCCGGCAGCTGGGCCTCGGCGATGTCGTGGAGGTCGATGGACGGGAGGTGCTGGTGGTGCCCGATCCCACCGCCAGATAG